The nucleotide window GCCGTTGTACGTTGCCTCCAGGTTGGAACAGTTGCCTACGGTCTCAATGCCATCCATACCGTTTGAGTTGATGTCGTTACCCATGATCTCAACGCTCATGGCGTCCCAGAGCCTCACGCCCACCTGGCTGTTGTTGGTTATGGTGTTGTATCCGATTAGGGCGTTCTTGTGGAGCTCGCCGGGGCTTCCGCCGAACTCGTAGGAGGTCATCTCCCCCACATCAAATCTCCGGAGCTGGTCCTCCACAACGCCCTCAACGTTTGAGTCCATGTCGTATACACCGGTCCAGAAGTCGCCGTCGTTTATTATCGGCTCGAACTCCTTTATGTTCCACCTTATCCTTCCATCAGGATAGAGAACCACCTGGAAGCGCAGGGGTGCCTCCGTAACGTTCTCAACGAAGTCCCAGTCCTCGTAGGTAATGAGGTAGAAGTCTATAACGACCCTGTCCGAAAATCCGAATATAGCCACGTAGCCCCCGTATTCGGCCGCGAGGTCATCGTTCAAGGCAAAGATAGCGTCCATGTTCCCAAAGTGGTCCCCGTCCGCGTGGGTCTCGTAGTCGTCGCACTCGTAGCAATCGTCGCCGTCTTCGAGGAGTTCTATGAGGCCGTTCGTGTTGACGTCTATGGCGGTTATGTTCTTTCCGAAGAACGGGAATGTGAACGGGAGCGGATAATACTCGCCCGTCTCGTCGTAAACGTCGTAGTCATCGCCCGTTAAGATGATGTCCGCATAGTCCTTGTTGAGCTCAACCCAACCATAGTCCACCCTTGGAATGGAGAAGAGGCTGATGTTCTGAGTCTTTTCCACGGATACTCCATAATCGTTCCGGGTTACATCGTTTCCAAGTACGCTTACGTAGTTCTCCATGTAGGTGTGTATTCCCCTGTTAAGCGTGCGGCTCTCGCTCACGTTGTTGTAGAGCAGGACGTTGTTATTGCCGTATCTAACCTCCATACCCCCACCGTTGTCGTGCACTCTGTTGTTCGTGAACATGCTGTTGTGGGAGTAGTAGGAGTAGATGCCGTTCTGGAAGTAGGATATTTCGTTGCCGTCTATGGTGTTTTCATTTCCGTATCTGATGTGTATTCCATACTGGCCGTCGTCGGATGTTATGAAGTTGTTTCTCACCGTGGTGAAGGACACGGTGTAGAGGTAAATAGCCTGGTAGTGGAACGTGAGGTTGTTGTTCTCTATGAGGAGCCTTCCCCCGTACTCTATGTTGATACCGTAGTTTCCTCCGGTAAAGTTGTTGTCTGCTATGGTGCCATGGTGGACGTAGTAGCCGTAGATGGCCACATCAAACTGGTTGTCCTGTATGGTAAAGTCGCTCACGTACTCGAGGTTGAGGTTCCCTGCCTCAAAAATGCATCCCTGAATCGTTAAGCCCTTCACGCCGCCCGCAAGGAGTCCGCCGAAAAAGTGAAGCTCCTTGAGGGTAACGTCCGCCGTGTCAGTTATGGAAACGCTGTCCTGTATTGAAGGCATGCCTCCATAGCCGCGCACAATCATGCTCCGTCCTATATGGATCGTGGTGCCTTCCAGATAGTTGCCGGGCAAAACGTAAATCGTGCCTCCTTCCTTAACTATGCCAACCGCTTCTTGGAGTGTGTGCACATGGTTAGCGTCGTACCAGTCTGGTGAGGCATCATCATCAACCCATACCACGGGATACGTACCGCCGTTAGCCGTTACTGTAGAGTAGGGGATAATGGACGCCAGTAGCAAAAGGGATAGAAAAAGGGACATCTTCTTCATGCTCTCCCCCCGCGGAGAAGCACAGCTCTCCACGTTTATTTCTTTGCCTTTTTTCTATTTAATCTTTGCTGTTTATACATGATTTTTGGGATAAAAATGCCTTCATTACATAATTTTATCGAATATTTTTTGGATATGGTTTTATAATGTGATGGGGCAAAGAGAGGGGAATGCAGGAACACTCTTTCGGCCGGTTCCGAGGGTAACCACGGCTACCACGTGGGAGAGCGTTCACCAAAAAAGCTATAAACTCGAGCCTTAAGAATGCAACTGAGCGCCGGGGTAGCCTAGCCAGGGAAGGCGGTGGACTCGAGATCCACTGGGCGTTCGCCCGCCAGGGTTCAAATCCCTGCCCCGGCGCCACAACGCCGAGCCCTTCTCTTTTTTAAACGAGCATTACCCAGTTTATGTCACTTATTTTAATCAGCAGGGCGTTCCCCCTGTTGCCCGTGAAATCCCTAACGTTCTCGAGCAGGATGACCTCCTCGTCAAAGTCCTTAAGCGTGCCCGTGAAGAGGTGCTCCGCCCCTATGGCCACCACCACGTTCCTGTTGAGCCAGGATTTCAGCGTCTCTTCAAGCAGGTACGGTCCTTCCTCTGCCGCCTCTCCCATTCTCTCACCCTATCCGGATAAACCCAAAGTCTATAAATGCTTTTCCTAAGAGGGACATGGGTGAAAAAATGAGATTCGTGATAAAGGATGAAGAGACCAAGAGAAAGTTCCTTGAGGAGCTCAGGGCTTCGGGCATACGCTACTCCCTCAGGGAGGAGCTCGGGTACGAGACGTTCATAGGCTACGTCATTGAGGGGACCCTCGAGGAGATAAGGGCGATAATAGACACGCTCACGGAGGACGCGAGGGAGGTTCTCATACAGGGGTATGAGAGCTTCAAGGAGAGCGTGGTGCACGCGGCGGGACACCTCAAGGAGGGGGAGAGCATCGAGGCCCTCCTCCAGGAGGGCTACTGGATGGCCGAGATAGTGGAGCAGCTGATGAGGAACGACGCCGTGGAGATAAGCGATGACGGCACGATAAAGCTCAAGGAGGGCGTTGATGTAACCTCCCTTAAATTCCAGTTCAAGATACCCTACGAGGTGATTCCGAACCCCGAGTCCATCGAGAGGGTGGCGAAGCAGTTCGCCTTCACCGACCTCCTGCCCCAGTACGTGGTTGAGATAAGGGAGCTCGAGGTTGGCAAAATAAACGCGGCACTGGCAATAGCCGCCAAGTACTTCGATGAGAGGAACGTCTTGGACGCTTACTTTGCTCTCCTCTCAACGGGCCTGATCGCCAAAGAAATCACGGAGAGCGTCAGGAACCACGAGAAGCTTCCGGTGGAGGCCCTTGTAAGGAGCTTCGTGGGCTCCGCGCCAATAGAGATAAACACCGAGAAGGGGGTCATGGTGGTCAACTACAACGCCAGGGCCCTTGAGGAAGTTCTTAAAAGGCTGGAAAAGGAAGGATACATCGACATAAAGGCCGGAAAGCTCAGGTTGGTGAGGGAGCTTTAATAAACCCTCACTTCTCCCTCTTTTACCTCGTTTTCTGACGGGAGGAGTACAAGGCCAATGAGCATCAGAGCGCCGCCGATGCGGCTCGTGAGGATGAGGGCGAGGATTGAAGGAATCAGGAGCGTATCCCTCGCATCTTTATAACGTCCCTCATCCACGAGAGCAATGGCATCCTCCATCCTGCGGTATATCCATATCCCCAGCACCACGAGTGGAAGGCCAATTATTATGCCTATTATCGTCATCAGCAGGAGCACCCCTATGAAGAGGGGCACGATAACGCTTAGTATTGCCCCCACCTTTATGAGGAGCTTCGCCGTCTCCACATCCGCCATGCTATCACCTCCGATTGTCAGTCCTTACAACACATAAACTTTTCGCAGTTTTATCGTGGAAAGTAGAACATGTTCGGGAGATAAAGGACAAATTGTGCACATATTTGATGCACCATTTCTTTCACATCCAACCAGACGTTACATGAGTTGTAACAACCCTCGGGAGATTCTCCCACGACGGATAACGCAAAGGTATAAAAACCATGAGTGCGCCCTTTGGTTATTAGAAAAATTCTCGCAACTGGTGGAGTGTGCCCTTCATGGAGAGAATGAAGCTCTGGTACCTATCTCTCGTGATAGGAGCGTACATGGTGGGTCTCGGGAACGTGTGGCGCTTTCCAGTTCTCGCCATGAAGTACGGCCTGGGCGGAATCCTCCTCTACCTTGTGGCGGTTTTTCTCATGGTGGGTATCGTTAGTACGGCCATGGAGAGCACGAAAAAGCGCCGCTACGAGGTCGTCGAGTACTATTTGCGGGAGCATGGAAAACCCGCCTTTGGGGTTCTCTTCCTCCTCTTTGACCTGCTCTTCATAGGCTACTACTCTATCTTGGGCGGCTGGACCGTGACGAGCACTTTCGTCCGCGGGGCCTACGATTCCCCCGTGTGGAGCATGGTCTCGCTCCTCGTCTTCATTCTGGTAATGGTACTCATACTTCTTCAGGGGCGCGAGAGGACGTTCGACACGATGGTTTTTTCGCTCGTGGCACTCTTCCTCTCGATATCGGCGCTGTTATTCATCATCAACTCCACCTCCAAAACGTCCGTCCCGGCCTACGTCGTCGAGAGTCTGCTGGTATGGAGGGGGATTACCCCCCATTATGGTGAAGGACATGGCGGAGCAGGCGGTGTATTCTCTCGGCGTTGGTCTTGGATTTTTCCTCGTCATGGGTTCGTACCTGCCGGATGACGTTCCCACGCCTCTGCTGGCCCTCGGCGGTGCCCTCGTGGATACCCTCGCATCTTTTCTTGGTACGTTCCTTACGGGTGCGGTTATTGGGCTGAACTCCCCGGCCGCTATGGACGGGGACAGCATACTCTTCACCGTCCTCCCCGAGACCCTGGGGGAAATCCCTCACGGAACGGTCCTCCGCTACCTCTTTGCTTTTGCGCTCTTTTTGGCGGCCATCACAAGCATGATACCCCTCGGAGAGACCGTGGCAAGGATTTACTCCGAGGTTTCATGGGTCAAGAGAAGCGATGCGGTGGTTAAGACGATGCTGGGTGCGTTTTTTGTGGGGGTCTTTGCTGTCCTTGGGATGGAGCGGGGGTTTGATACTGTGGGCCTCCTCGACTCCACGGTGGCAACCTTCGCCCTCATTGGGGGAGTCGTATCCGCGTGGGCGGCACTGACCGGCAAAAACTACATCCCGCCCTATCTCAGGGCCTGGGCGCTTCTTGGGGCTCTGTCCCTCGCGGTACTTGGAGTGTTTGCTGTTTACAACCTCTTCATCTCGGGGAGATACCTCCCGCTGCTCCTCCTCGCGATGGGCGTGCTGCTTGCGATGTCGCTCACATCCCGCGTGAAGGAGCGCGTGGAGATGGGGCTGAGGATACCAAGTCGCTACCGCTGAAGCCACACCACCTTCGCCCTTCCATTCTTTTCCAGCCATCCGAGGAGCTCCCTCGCGAAGGCGAACTTCTTCCTCTTGCTCTCCCAGACGGGCGAGTGCTCCCTTAGGTTGGGCTTGCTCCACCTCCCCACGACCTCGCCAAAATCGAAGCCGATCAGGACTATTTCCCTCGCCCCAAGCTCCTCCGCAAGAAAAGCCGCCCTGTCTCCGTCCGTGAAGCCCCCGAAGTTGTAAACTACGTCGAGAGGCTCCGTCTGGGTTGTGCCGAGAACTCTGGAAAATAGGGGCACGTAGGCGGTGAGCTTCTCAACGTTGTCGCCGTGTGCGTGAACCACCATAAAAGAGCCTTTGTCATTGGCTATTTTGAGGTCGGGGATTCTTCCATCGAGGTCGCTCACTATTATATCCGGAACGATGCCCTGGTCAAGCAGGGCCGAAGTCGTCCCATCTGCCGCTATAACCGTTCCGTCGGAGAAGTCCCCTCCCCTGAGGGCATCCTCGAGGCTCGGGCCGGCTCCAAAGACGTAGGCCCTCTTTTCAAGCACCGCCCCCAGCTCCTCCCTCGTCAGGTACTCGTCCCCTTCGAGGAGGAGCGCCCTCAGGACTTCCGCGGCT belongs to Palaeococcus ferrophilus DSM 13482 and includes:
- a CDS encoding right-handed parallel beta-helix repeat-containing protein, whose protein sequence is MKKMSLFLSLLLLASIIPYSTVTANGGTYPVVWVDDDASPDWYDANHVHTLQEAVGIVKEGGTIYVLPGNYLEGTTIHIGRSMIVRGYGGMPSIQDSVSITDTADVTLKELHFFGGLLAGGVKGLTIQGCIFEAGNLNLEYVSDFTIQDNQFDVAIYGYYVHHGTIADNNFTGGNYGINIEYGGRLLIENNNLTFHYQAIYLYTVSFTTVRNNFITSDDGQYGIHIRYGNENTIDGNEISYFQNGIYSYYSHNSMFTNNRVHDNGGGMEVRYGNNNVLLYNNVSESRTLNRGIHTYMENYVSVLGNDVTRNDYGVSVEKTQNISLFSIPRVDYGWVELNKDYADIILTGDDYDVYDETGEYYPLPFTFPFFGKNITAIDVNTNGLIELLEDGDDCYECDDYETHADGDHFGNMDAIFALNDDLAAEYGGYVAIFGFSDRVVIDFYLITYEDWDFVENVTEAPLRFQVVLYPDGRIRWNIKEFEPIINDGDFWTGVYDMDSNVEGVVEDQLRRFDVGEMTSYEFGGSPGELHKNALIGYNTITNNSQVGVRLWDAMSVEIMGNDINSNGMDGIETVGNCSNLEATYNGIRENGLRGIYALAATPGFEVHHNNIEGNYIGIYNPWSDAWVNATLNWWGAPDGPSAIEGFAYTLQTPTGSGDTVSDNVYFDPWLLEPVPREAKIVYSNLNVNATSIKPGESVTVSAVVSNEGHSLGSYTAELKVNGDVKAAKSGPIVPGYPKTLSFTYTFEDAGEYAVTVDGLEPVTITVGAVAEEVSIMRFYSIAIAWTVWFFDMKDEFDALYPNSTADNETLALAMEKYNDAVNLMMQGWGVDDLEYLRQNIWSMGGTFPRLFDIRKAYMEMREAVELLG
- a CDS encoding LSm family protein, which codes for MGEAAEEGPYLLEETLKSWLNRNVVVAIGAEHLFTGTLKDFDEEVILLENVRDFTGNRGNALLIKISDINWVMLV
- a CDS encoding sodium-dependent transporter, whose product is MERMKLWYLSLVIGAYMVGLGNVWRFPVLAMKYGLGGILLYLVAVFLMVGIVSTAMESTKKRRYEVVEYYLREHGKPAFGVLFLLFDLLFIGYYSILGGWTVTSTFVRGAYDSPVWSMVSLLVFILVMVLILLQGRERTFDTMVFSLVALFLSISALLFIINSTSKTSVPAYVVESLLVWRGITPHYGEGHGGAGGVFSRRWSWIFPRHGFVPAG
- a CDS encoding sodium-dependent transporter, encoding MAEQAVYSLGVGLGFFLVMGSYLPDDVPTPLLALGGALVDTLASFLGTFLTGAVIGLNSPAAMDGDSILFTVLPETLGEIPHGTVLRYLFAFALFLAAITSMIPLGETVARIYSEVSWVKRSDAVVKTMLGAFFVGVFAVLGMERGFDTVGLLDSTVATFALIGGVVSAWAALTGKNYIPPYLRAWALLGALSLAVLGVFAVYNLFISGRYLPLLLLAMGVLLAMSLTSRVKERVEMGLRIPSRYR
- a CDS encoding 6-hydroxymethylpterin diphosphokinase MptE-like protein, with translation MDWSEWKPFYLRIVREMGYSIEEDRKAAEVLRALLLEGDEYLTREELGAVLEKRAYVFGAGPSLEDALRGGDFSDGTVIAADGTTSALLDQGIVPDIIVSDLDGRIPDLKIANDKGSFMVVHAHGDNVEKLTAYVPLFSRVLGTTQTEPLDVVYNFGGFTDGDRAAFLAEELGAREIVLIGFDFGEVVGRWSKPNLREHSPVWESKRKKFAFARELLGWLEKNGRAKVVWLQR